The Sebastes fasciatus isolate fSebFas1 chromosome 4, fSebFas1.pri, whole genome shotgun sequence genome window below encodes:
- the LOC141766996 gene encoding F-box/LRR-repeat protein 14-like — translation MFEMETHISCLFPEILAIIFSYLEVKDKGRVAVVCSAWRDASYHKSVWRGVEAKLHLRRANPSLFPSLQTRGIKKVQILSLRRSLSYVIQGMPLIESLNLCGCFNLTDNGLGHAFVQDIPSLRVLNLSLCKQITDSSLGRIAQYLKNLEVLELGGCSNITNTGLLLIAWGLHRLQSLNLRSCRHVSDVGIGHLAGMTRSAAEGCLNLEKLTLQDCQKLTDLSLKHVSKGLNKLKVLNLSFCGGISDAGMIHLSHMTHLCSLNLRSCDNISDTGIMHLAMGSLRLSGLDVSFCDKIGDQSLAYIAQGLYQLKSLSLCSCHISDDGINRMVRQMHELKTLNIGQCVRITDKGLELIADHLTQLTGIDLYGCTKITKRGLERITQLPCLKVLNLGLWQMTESERVR, via the coding sequence ATGTTCGAGATGGAGACGCACATCTCCTGCCTGTTCCCGGAGATCCTGGCTATCATCTTCAGCTACCTGGAGGTGAAGGACAAAGGCCGGGTGGCGGTGGTGTGCTCGGCCTGGAGAGACGCGTCCTACCATAAGTCCGTCTGGAGGGGGGTCGAGGCGAAGCTGCACCTCCGGAGAGCCAACCCGTCTCTGTTCCCCAGCCTGCAGACCAGAGGCATCAAGAAGGTCCAGATCCTGAGCCTGAGGAGGTCTCTGAGCTATGTGATCCAGGGCATGCCGCTCATCGAGAGTCTGAACCTGTGTGGCTGCTTCAACCTGACGGATAACGGACTGGGTCATGCCTTCGTGCAGGACATCCCGTCTCTGCGGGTCCTGAACCTCAGTCTGTGTAAACAGATCACTGACTCCAGCCTGGGCCGGATCGCTCAGTACCTGAAGAACCTGGAGGTTCTGGAGCTGGGAGGCTGCAGTAACATCACCAACACCGGCCTGTTGCTCATCGCCTGGGGACTGCACAGACTGCAGAGTCTCAACCTGCGCAGCTGCAGGCATGTGTCCGACGTGGGCATCGGTCACCTGGCAGGTATGACCCGCAGCGCTGCAGAGGGCTGCCTCAACCTGGAGAAGTTAACCCTGCAGGACTGCCAGAAGCTCACGGACCTGTCTCTCAAACATGTCTCCAAGGGCCTGAACAAGCTCAAAGTGCTCAACCTCAGCTTCTGCGGAGGCATATCGGACGCAGGGATGATCCATCTGTCTCATATGACCCACCTGTGCAGCTTAAACCTGAGGTCCTGTGATAACATCAGTGACACTGGGATCATGCACCTGGCCATGGGGTCCCTCCGGCTCTCTGGACTCGACGTCTCCTTCTGTGACAAGATCGGAGACCAGAGCCTGGCCTACATCGCCCAGGGTCTGTACCAGctcaagtctctctctctgtgctcctgCCACATCAGTGACGATGGCATCAACAGGATGGTACGCCAGATGCACGAACTCAAGACTCTGAACATCGGACAGTGTGTGAGGATCACAGACAAAGGCTTGGAGCTGATAGCCGACCACCTGACCCAGCTGACGGGCATCGATCTGTACGGGTGTACCAAGATCACCAAGAGGGGTCTGGAGAGGATAACGCAGCTGCCGTGCCTTAAAGTGTTGAACCTGGGACTGTGGCAGATGACTGAGAGTGAGAGAGTCAGGTGA